A genomic segment from Carassius auratus strain Wakin chromosome 25, ASM336829v1, whole genome shotgun sequence encodes:
- the LOC113043263 gene encoding hepatocyte growth factor receptor-like — protein sequence MRLHYSAATSILIILQMLWWGLNSQCEEPIESSKLDLSVTYDLPHFVSDTPIQNLLEFNGTVYVGAVNKLYALSKDIKKIHEYNTGPVHEGHDCRAPDPCSGCKNKPLSKNNTNMALLMETFYDLELFSCGSVGNGVCRRYLLEDGPLDAEISCMYSKKNKDSSHGCPDCLAGPSGTQILNVMSSGVVRFFVANSEPLDSTIPRLHHTISVRKMRETQDGFEFFSEQSYMDLAPGLRGNYPLHYVYSFQSGPYVYFLTVQREGGSSNSFHTRIVRMCSSDPEILRYVEMPFECIYSERRRKKRSAQMVFNVLQAAHVAKVGYDFQQEMGLKEGEDVLFAAFARSKPDSPEPTASSAVCLISITDINNFFRDFMQKGYTRKLSHFPGSEEKIFNQVRGFNQIMHFLL from the coding sequence ATGAGACTTCACTATTCTGCAGCAACTTCCATCCTCATCATCCTTCAGATGCTGTGGTGGGGCTTGAATAGTCAATGTGAGGAACCAATAGAAAGCTCCAAACTCGACCTCTCTGTGACCTATGACCTCCCTCACTTTGTGTCTGACACACCCATCCAGAATCTGTTGGAATTCAATGGAACTGTGTATGTAGGTGCTGTTAACAAGCTGTACGCTCTGTCGAAAGACATCAAGAAGATACACGAGTATAATACCGGGCCTGTCCATGAGGGTCATGACTGCAGAGCACCAGATCCATGCAGTGGTTGCAAAAACAAACCCCTCAGCAAGAACAACACCAATATGGCCCTATTGATGGAGACTTTCTATGATCTTGAGCTCTTCAGCTGTGGATCGGTTGGGAACGGCGTCTGCCGTCGTTACCTGTTAGAGGATGGACCCCTGGATGCGGAAATCAGTTGCATGTATTCAAAGAAGAACAAAGACAGCAGCCACGGTTGTCCAGACTGCCTGGCAGGACCTTCAGGCACTCAGATCCTAAATGTGATGAGCAGCGGCGTCGTGAGGTTCTTCGTCGCAAACTCTGAGCCTCTTGATTCAACCATCCCGCGTCTCCACCACACTATCTCTGTCAGGAAGATGCGAGAGACTCAAGACGGCTTTGAGTTCTTTTCCGAACAATCCTACATGGACTTGGCCCCAGGGCTGCGTGGAAACTACCCGCTGCACTACGTCTACTCCTTCCAGAGCGGCCCATACGTGTATTTTCTCACCGTCCAACGAGAAGGTGGCAGCTCAAACTCCTTCCACACGAGGATCGTACGCATGTGCTCTTCAGATCCTGAGATCTTGCGCTACGTTGAAATGCCCTTTGAGTGTATTTACTCCGAGCGAAGAAGAAAGAAGCGCTCGGCTCAGATGGTTTTCAATGTTCTCCAGGCTGCGCATGTGGCAAAAGTCGGATACGACTTTCAGCAGGAGATGGGCCTGAAAGAAGGAGAGGACGTGCTGTTTGCTGCCTTTGCCCGGAGCAAACCCGACTCACCGGAGCCCACGGCCAGCTCTGCCGTTTGCCTTATCTCCATCACCGACATCAATAACTTCTTCAGGGATTTCATGCAGAAGGGCTACACGAGGAAGCTCAGTCACTTTCCAGGATCAGAGGAGAAAATTTTCAACCAGGTAAGAGGTTTCAACCAAATTATGCATTTTCTCCTGTAA
- the LOC113043877 gene encoding leucine-rich repeat and transmembrane domain-containing protein 2-like produces the protein MQSSMKIISLLMTLLSSFGTSTSCPSGCTCNVNHTDCSDPNELASLDSILNQLPFDASYLNLSNNNFTTVEPGSFSNFSGLLHLDLSRNLLSSINPGYFSNLSSLLHLDLSRNLLSSVFPSSFSHLNNLEVLDLSENLVVRLPVNLFSGLNSLRELVLRENKLKELNPDQFKGLTELRRLDLSFNSLSSIPTHLLDGLQNLVWLSLLGNKLRTLERSSLEPATALQQLLLDGNPWNCNCNLIPLKHWLEWIVYTGGSIDSANCSFPANLHGKDLRSIPMEMFRHCYPLYLETRYPSAAEGHQVPAGSAGDCMRQRYRPVSVRRATATVVVAGVVCGVVCVMMVVTATYGCIYAMLMAHEQQQLVEGNSQRQQPLMVAKEPEQDEKEDLIPTIGKGAEATECVAWMAFPPEVCV, from the exons ATGCAGTCCAGCATGAAGATTATAA GTCTCTTGATGACTCTTCTGAGCTCCTTTGGAACATCTACAAGTTGTCCATCAGGCTGTACCTGCAATGTGAACCATACAGACTGCAGTGACCCTAACGAACTGGCTTCCTTGGACTCCATCCTGAACCAGCTACCCTTTGACGCAAGCTACCTCAACCTCTCAAACAATAACTTCACCACTGTGGAACCTGGGAGTTTTTCCAATTTTAGTGGCTTGCTACATCTAGACCTCTCCAGAAACCTTCTCTCCAGCATCAACCCTGGGTACTTTTCCAATCTCAGCAGCCTGCTTCATCTAGACCTCTCCAGAAACCTTCTCTCCAGTGTCTTCCCTTCAAGCTTCTCCCACTTGAACAACCTAGAGGTCCTGGATCTCTCTGAAAACCTTGTTGTGAGGCTCCCCGTTAACTTGTTCTCTGGACTCAACAGCCTAAGAGAATTAGTTCTAAGAGAAAACAAGCTTAAGGAACTGAATCCAGATCAGTTCAAAGGTCTGACTGAGCTTAGGCGTCTAGATCTTTCCTTTAACAGTCTCAGCTCCATTCCCACACACCTTCTGGATGGTCTCCAGAACCTAGTGTGGCTCTCGCTTCTTGGCAACAAGCTGAGAACTCTGGAGCGGTCTTCACTTGAGCCAGCGACTGCTCTACAGCAACTTCTGCTGGATGGAAACCCATGGAATTGTAACTGCAATTTAATTCCACTCAAGCATTGGCTGGAATGGATTGTATACACAG GTGGCAGCATAGATTCTGCCAACTGCTCCTTTCCTGCTAATTTGCATGGTAAGGATCTTCGCAGTATCCCTATGGAGATGTTCAGACACTGTTACCCCCTCTATCTGGAGACAAGGTACCCATCTGCAGCCGAGGGCCACCAGGTACCGGCTGGGTCAGCCGGAGACTGCATGCGCCAGCGCTACCGGCCTGTGAGTGTGCGTCGAGCGACTGCCACGGTGGTGGTAGCTGGGGTGGTGTGTGGCGTGGTGTGTGTGATGATGGTGGTAACAGCCACCTACGGCTGCATCTATGCAATGCTGATGGCTCACGAACAGCAGCAGCTGGTAGAGGGAAACAGCCAACGGCAACAGCCACTGATGGTGGCAAAAGAACCAGAGCAGGATGAAAAGGAGGATCTGATACCGACTATCGGAAAGGGAGCAGAAGCCACAGAGTGCGTAGCGTGGATGGCATTTCCTCCAGAAGTGTGTGTTTAA